CGTACTGCAAGGCGCAGGGATTCCGCGTGGAGACGGGAGAATTTGGCGCGGATATGCAGGTCGCGTCAGTGAACGACGGTCCGGTGACGATCCTTTACGATACGGCGGAGCTGTGGAGGTGACGGCATGAAATACTTGGAGCGTGCAAGTATCACGGAAAATCACGCGATTACGGATGCCGTCTGGAAAATGGTTCTGAAATCACCGCAAATAGCAGGGTGCGCTCATCCCGGACAATTTGTCATGCTCGAGGCGCCGGGCCCGGATCTCCTCTTGCGGCGACCTCTCAGCATCGCCGATGCGGATTCGGGAAAAGGGACCGTAACTTTCATCTATCGTTTGGTGGGAAAAGGAACGAAGCGCTATACAAAGCTTCGTGCGGGGGATGTGCTTTCGCTGGAGGGACCTCTCGGTACGGGCTTTACCTTGGGCAGAGGGCGGGAGCTTCTGGTTGGCGGCGGTGTGGGCATTGCGCCTTTGATCTTTCTGGCCCGACTGCTGCCCGTCAAGCCTGTTCTCCTGATAGGCGGGCGAACGGCGGAGGAACTCTTCTGGAAGGAATTTTTGGAGCCGCATGCCGAAGAGGTTTTGCTGACAACAGATGACGGGACAGCGGGCGTTCGGGGAACAACGGTTGATCGTCTGCCCGATGCACTGGCGGAGTATGATGTGGAAGCGATTAAATCGTGCGGCCCCGCCATCATGATGAAAGGCGTCGCGGCCATTGCGGGTGCACAGGGAAAGCCCTGCGAAGTATCCCTTGAGACGCGTATGGGATGCGGCTTCGGCGTCTGTCTGGGCTGTACGTTTGAAGGACGGGAAAGCGGCCGGAGACGCAAGATCTGTACGGAAGGACCTGTGTTTTCAGCGAAGGAGGTGTTCGGATGAATGCTCGATTGGAGACCGACATCTCCGGCATCTCTCTCAAGACACCTGTGCTGGGCGCATCCGGCACCTTCGGCTTCGGGTTGGAGTACAGGGACTTTCTCGATTTAGACAAGGTCGGAGGCGTTGTCTCGAAAGGCATTACGCCGACATACAGAGCAGGTAACCCCGGCAATCGCATTGCGGAAACACCGTCCGGGATGCTCAACTCCATCGGTCTGGAAAATCCCGGCATGGACGCGTTCATACGAGATATCGTACCGCAGGCGGTGCAGATGCCGACGCCTTTTATTGTCAACTTCAGCGCGGGCTCCGTCGAGGAATTTGGAGAGATGGCGGCGAAGCTTGAGCAGACCGAGGTCGCCGGCATGGAGGTCAATATTTCGTGCCCCAATGTCAAGTCGGAGGGTATTTTCTTCGGAACGAATCCGCGCTTGGCCGCGGACGTTACGGAGGCGGTGAAGCGGGCGACGAAGAAGCCCGTCATTGTCAAGCTTTCACCCAATGTCACGGATATCAAAGTGATTG
This portion of the Selenomonas sp. TAMA-11512 genome encodes:
- a CDS encoding dihydroorotate dehydrogenase electron transfer subunit; translated protein: MKYLERASITENHAITDAVWKMVLKSPQIAGCAHPGQFVMLEAPGPDLLLRRPLSIADADSGKGTVTFIYRLVGKGTKRYTKLRAGDVLSLEGPLGTGFTLGRGRELLVGGGVGIAPLIFLARLLPVKPVLLIGGRTAEELFWKEFLEPHAEEVLLTTDDGTAGVRGTTVDRLPDALAEYDVEAIKSCGPAIMMKGVAAIAGAQGKPCEVSLETRMGCGFGVCLGCTFEGRESGRRRKICTEGPVFSAKEVFG
- a CDS encoding dihydroorotate dehydrogenase, giving the protein MNARLETDISGISLKTPVLGASGTFGFGLEYRDFLDLDKVGGVVSKGITPTYRAGNPGNRIAETPSGMLNSIGLENPGMDAFIRDIVPQAVQMPTPFIVNFSAGSVEEFGEMAAKLEQTEVAGMEVNISCPNVKSEGIFFGTNPRLAADVTEAVKRATKKPVIVKLSPNVTDIKVIAKAVEEAGADAVSLINTLTGMAIDIRTRRPLLGNLTGGLSGPCIKPVALRMVYEVAQTVRIPVIGMGGIATAEDVVEFLLAGASAVQVGAENFRNPRAVVEIAETLDAYLEANGIASVKELVGALEV